Proteins from one Deinococcus budaensis genomic window:
- the speA gene encoding biosynthetic arginine decarboxylase gives MTAANPFSTADAAELYQVPNWSGGWFRVSDRGQMEVTPSPGLHAPLRAIVDEIVERGESLPVILRFPQVVAGRVKHLNEAFGKAITEYGYTGHYQGVFPIKVNQRRVVVESVAAAGYDYAHGLEAGSKAELALCLAQRMHPDALLCCNGFKDDGFIKLALWGRTLGKNVVITLEKYSELDRVLKQAKALGVKPMVGVRFKLHARGSGQWEESGGDQAKFGLNAYELLRVVERLREEDMLDSLVMLHTHIGSQITDIRRVKVAVREATQTYAGLIAAGAQLKYLNVGGGLGVDYDGSKTTFYASMNYTVGEYAADVVYTVQEVCRAREVPEPTIISESGRALTAHHAVLVMPVVDVTGPTRDLEELAAPNEDSHQIIKDLEEILVNISSRNYREMYNDAVGDKQTLHNLFDLGYVTLDDRARGEALFNAILRKIAKLIQGEKYVPDELEDLQKVLADKYICNFSLFQSLPDNWAIQALFPIVPLDRLNERPTRQGTIVDITCDSDGKIEKFIDLRDVKATLPLHEPGDRPYYLGAFLMGAYQDVLGSSHNLFGKVSEAHVTVRPGGKFHIDLFVRGQKARRMIESMGYEEVMLRDSIEDQADAALKVGTLPPGQEQELLEDYGEELLGYTYLEYEEG, from the coding sequence TTGACTGCTGCCAACCCCTTTTCCACCGCCGACGCCGCCGAGCTGTACCAGGTTCCCAACTGGAGCGGCGGCTGGTTCCGCGTCTCCGACCGGGGCCAGATGGAAGTGACCCCCTCGCCGGGCCTGCACGCGCCCCTGCGCGCCATCGTGGACGAGATCGTGGAGCGCGGCGAGAGCCTCCCGGTCATCCTGCGCTTTCCGCAGGTCGTCGCGGGCCGCGTCAAGCACCTCAACGAGGCGTTCGGCAAGGCCATCACCGAGTACGGCTATACGGGGCACTATCAGGGCGTCTTTCCGATCAAGGTCAACCAGCGCCGGGTGGTCGTGGAGTCGGTGGCCGCCGCCGGGTACGACTACGCGCACGGCCTGGAGGCGGGCAGCAAGGCCGAACTCGCGCTGTGCCTCGCCCAGCGGATGCACCCCGACGCCCTGCTGTGTTGCAACGGCTTCAAGGACGACGGCTTTATCAAGCTGGCACTCTGGGGCCGCACCCTGGGCAAGAACGTGGTCATCACGCTAGAGAAGTACTCGGAACTCGACCGGGTGCTCAAGCAGGCCAAGGCGCTCGGCGTCAAGCCGATGGTGGGCGTGCGCTTCAAGCTGCACGCGCGCGGCTCGGGCCAGTGGGAGGAGTCGGGCGGCGACCAGGCCAAGTTCGGGCTGAACGCCTACGAGCTGCTGCGGGTGGTCGAGCGGCTGCGCGAGGAAGACATGCTCGATTCCCTGGTGATGCTGCACACCCACATCGGCTCGCAGATCACCGACATCCGCCGGGTCAAGGTCGCGGTGCGCGAGGCGACCCAGACCTACGCGGGCCTGATCGCGGCGGGCGCCCAGCTCAAGTACCTCAACGTGGGCGGCGGCCTGGGCGTGGACTACGACGGCTCCAAGACGACCTTTTACGCCTCCATGAACTACACCGTGGGCGAGTACGCCGCCGACGTGGTGTACACCGTGCAGGAGGTCTGTAGGGCACGCGAGGTCCCCGAGCCGACCATCATCTCCGAGTCGGGCCGGGCCTTGACCGCCCACCACGCGGTCCTGGTCATGCCCGTGGTGGACGTGACCGGCCCCACCCGCGACCTGGAGGAACTCGCCGCTCCCAACGAGGACAGCCACCAGATCATCAAGGACCTTGAAGAAATCCTGGTGAACATCTCCTCGCGCAACTACCGCGAGATGTACAACGACGCGGTGGGCGACAAGCAGACGCTGCACAACCTCTTTGACCTCGGCTACGTGACCCTGGACGACCGCGCAAGGGGCGAGGCCCTCTTCAACGCGATCCTCCGCAAGATCGCCAAGCTGATCCAGGGCGAGAAGTACGTGCCCGACGAGCTGGAAGACCTCCAGAAGGTCTTGGCAGACAAGTACATCTGCAACTTCTCTCTGTTTCAGAGCCTGCCCGACAACTGGGCGATTCAGGCGCTGTTTCCGATTGTGCCGCTGGACCGCCTGAACGAGCGTCCCACCCGGCAGGGCACCATCGTGGACATCACCTGCGACTCGGACGGCAAGATCGAGAAGTTCATCGACCTGCGCGACGTGAAGGCCACCCTGCCGCTGCACGAGCCGGGCGACCGGCCCTACTACCTGGGCGCCTTCCTGATGGGCGCCTATCAGGACGTGTTGGGCAGTTCGCACAACCTTTTCGGCAAGGTCAGCGAGGCGCACGTGACGGTGCGGCCCGGGGGCAAGTTTCACATCGACCTCTTCGTGCGCGGGCAGAAGGCGCGGCGCATGATCGAGTCGATGGGCTACGAGGAAGTCATGCTGCGCGACTCCATCGAGGATCAGGCCGACGCCGCCCTCAAGGTCGGCACCCTGCCCCCCGGCCAGGAGCAGGAGCTGCTGGAGGACTACGGCGAGGAGCTGCTGGGCTACACGTATCTGGAGTACGAGGAAGGCTGA
- a CDS encoding asparaginase encodes MTPQAGQVVFTRGGVSESVHQVHVAVVDPSGGVTASCGDAGLVTFPRSSSKPVQALPLALAVPDLPDDELAIACASHTGTPEHLAVVERLLARSGSTVADLRCGTHPPFDTGAAADLIRRNEQPTPLHHNCSGKHAGMLLACERNGWPREGYTEHGHPLQVRIRELHAELGGVGLDDVRAGTDGCSVPAFALALDATARIFARLAAPTGELAPALERIFGAMTAHPFLIAGPGRLDTTLMPLVPGLAAKMGAEAFYGLALRETPRGPLGVAFKIADGGERARPHVALAVLEALGAPMTDKMRTLAPAALTNWAGREVGGVEVTLPLEGV; translated from the coding sequence ATGACACCACAGGCTGGGCAGGTCGTCTTCACGCGCGGGGGCGTGTCCGAAAGCGTTCATCAGGTCCATGTCGCCGTCGTGGACCCCTCGGGCGGGGTGACCGCCTCGTGCGGGGACGCGGGGCTGGTGACCTTTCCGCGCTCCAGCTCCAAGCCGGTGCAGGCGCTGCCCCTCGCGCTGGCGGTGCCGGACCTGCCGGACGACGAGCTGGCGATTGCGTGTGCGAGCCACACCGGAACCCCGGAGCATCTGGCGGTGGTGGAGAGGCTCCTGGCGCGTTCGGGCAGCACGGTGGCCGACTTGCGCTGCGGCACGCACCCGCCCTTTGACACGGGGGCAGCGGCCGACCTGATTCGCCGGAACGAGCAACCCACGCCCCTGCACCACAACTGCTCCGGCAAGCACGCGGGGATGCTGCTGGCGTGCGAGCGGAACGGCTGGCCGCGCGAGGGGTACACCGAGCATGGGCACCCGCTGCAAGTCCGCATCCGGGAGTTGCACGCCGAACTGGGCGGGGTGGGGCTGGACGACGTGCGAGCGGGGACCGACGGGTGCAGCGTGCCCGCCTTCGCGCTGGCGCTGGACGCCACGGCGCGAATTTTTGCCCGGCTGGCGGCACCTACCGGGGAACTGGCCCCCGCGCTGGAACGCATCTTCGGAGCGATGACGGCTCACCCCTTTCTGATCGCCGGACCCGGGCGGCTGGACACCACGCTGATGCCGCTGGTGCCCGGCCTCGCCGCCAAGATGGGAGCGGAGGCCTTTTATGGGCTGGCGCTGCGGGAAACCCCACGCGGGCCGCTGGGCGTGGCCTTCAAGATCGCGGACGGCGGCGAGCGGGCGCGGCCCCACGTCGCCCTGGCGGTGCTGGAAGCGCTGGGCGCGCCCATGACAGACAAGATGCGGACCCTCGCCCCCGCCGCGCTGACGAACTGGGCTGGGCGTGAGGTCGGCGGGGTGGAGGTGACGCTGCCGCTGGAGGGGGTATAG
- a CDS encoding serine hydrolase domain-containing protein encodes MFRRDPLRAALSELEGVLGRDLRPALPLLRAALRRGGVVGAARGGQVALAGVGGVPREGLFELASVTKPFTAALAGRLVREGHLAWDAPLSRLGGPLRGWPDFVTAHALATHTAGLPPHPARAVLTTLTRFQDPYGGMSAQAALASARRWANARQAGRFAYSNLGLGVLALALAHAAGEEPTAAGYGRALRRHLTGPLALESVSLTPPPAGLVAPTATLLGEGVTGFGPLAGAGGLFGTAADLLAFGAAHLDGRAEPAWREVIRPPGLPPLLGGVAPGWFHSRGLWWHDGVARGTRTALGFRPESGAVVALLARGGVPLVGVRGAVPGALLGLLGHGA; translated from the coding sequence ATGTTCCGCCGTGACCCGCTGCGCGCCGCCCTGAGCGAGCTGGAAGGTGTGCTGGGCCGCGACCTGCGCCCGGCGCTGCCGCTGCTGCGGGCAGCCCTGCGGCGCGGGGGGGTGGTGGGGGCCGCCCGGGGCGGTCAGGTCGCGCTGGCCGGGGTGGGGGGTGTGCCCCGGGAGGGCCTGTTCGAACTTGCCAGCGTGACCAAACCCTTCACGGCGGCGCTGGCCGGGAGGCTGGTGCGCGAGGGTCACCTGGCCTGGGACGCGCCGCTCTCGCGGCTGGGGGGGCCGCTGCGGGGGTGGCCCGACTTCGTGACCGCCCACGCGCTGGCGACCCACACGGCGGGCCTGCCTCCCCATCCGGCGCGGGCGGTGCTCACGACCCTCACCCGCTTTCAGGACCCCTACGGCGGCATGAGCGCCCAGGCCGCCCTGGCGAGTGCCCGGCGCTGGGCGAATGCGCGGCAGGCGGGCCGCTTCGCCTATTCCAACCTGGGGCTGGGTGTCCTGGCGCTGGCCCTGGCGCACGCCGCCGGGGAGGAGCCGACCGCCGCCGGGTACGGGCGAGCGCTGAGGCGCCACCTCACCGGGCCGCTGGCCCTGGAGAGCGTCAGCCTGACCCCGCCTCCCGCCGGCCTGGTCGCCCCCACCGCCACCCTGCTGGGGGAGGGCGTGACCGGCTTCGGACCGCTGGCGGGGGCAGGCGGACTGTTCGGCACGGCGGCGGACCTGCTCGCTTTCGGCGCGGCGCACCTGGATGGGCGGGCGGAACCGGCCTGGCGCGAGGTCATCCGGCCCCCCGGCCTGCCGCCCCTGCTGGGCGGGGTCGCGCCGGGCTGGTTTCACTCGCGCGGGCTGTGGTGGCACGACGGCGTGGCGCGCGGCACCCGCACCGCACTGGGCTTTCGTCCGGAGAGCGGCGCGGTGGTGGCCCTGCTCGCGCGGGGCGGGGTGCCGCTGGTCGGGGTGCGGGGAGCGGTGCCGGGCGCGCTGCTGGGGCTGCTGGGCCACGGGGCCTGA
- a CDS encoding SpoIID/LytB domain-containing protein has protein sequence MRFPKVSPGQSLALFLALTVTAGTGAQAVTVRVLVASAPQLTVRLPPTPAAPAAPGQVAPAPAPAAWTVGVRGATLTLSGQDTGSATLYLPPTPVSTVEIAGKTYRGGVLLRAERGGVQGINVLDVEDYLRGVVPAEMPTSWPAAALAAQAVIARTYVAARINPALPFDTCATESCQVYRGVSVEKPSADAAIQATAGQVVAYGGRPASTYFSSDSGGYTASSAEVWGTELPYLVAQPDPHSALSPRARWRVEASAAKVTEVATRYRVRLGTLRDVRVSRASASGRVQEVTLTGASGVARLTGADAGGFVRSLGASSSRVTLSGPVGPGTPLVVEGSGSGHGVGLSQYGALGLARAGQAHTQILSFYYPGTSLGMLAAAPGGGAGRPALAGAGARPRPRPSALLPALAWEGPHGE, from the coding sequence ATGCGCTTCCCCAAGGTTTCCCCGGGCCAGTCCCTGGCGCTCTTCCTGGCGCTCACGGTGACGGCCGGAACAGGTGCCCAGGCGGTGACGGTGCGGGTGCTCGTCGCCAGCGCCCCGCAGCTCACGGTGCGGCTGCCGCCCACGCCCGCCGCCCCGGCGGCGCCCGGCCAGGTGGCTCCGGCCCCGGCGCCCGCAGCCTGGACGGTCGGCGTTCGGGGGGCCACCCTGACCCTGAGCGGGCAGGACACCGGCAGCGCGACGCTGTACCTGCCTCCCACCCCGGTCAGCACGGTCGAGATCGCCGGAAAGACCTACCGGGGCGGCGTGCTGCTGCGGGCCGAGCGCGGCGGGGTGCAGGGCATCAACGTGCTCGACGTGGAGGACTACCTGCGCGGGGTGGTGCCCGCCGAGATGCCGACCTCGTGGCCCGCCGCCGCCCTGGCCGCCCAGGCCGTGATCGCGCGGACCTACGTGGCGGCGCGCATCAACCCGGCGCTGCCCTTTGACACCTGCGCGACCGAGAGCTGCCAGGTCTACCGGGGGGTCAGCGTGGAAAAGCCCAGCGCCGACGCGGCGATTCAGGCGACCGCCGGGCAGGTCGTGGCCTACGGGGGCAGGCCCGCCAGCACCTACTTTTCCAGCGACTCGGGCGGCTACACGGCGTCGAGCGCGGAGGTGTGGGGCACCGAGCTGCCGTACCTGGTCGCCCAGCCTGATCCCCACTCGGCCCTCAGCCCACGCGCCCGCTGGCGGGTCGAGGCGAGCGCCGCGAAGGTGACCGAGGTCGCCACGCGCTACCGGGTGCGGCTGGGCACCCTGCGCGACGTGCGGGTCTCGCGCGCCAGCGCCTCGGGCCGGGTGCAGGAGGTCACGCTGACGGGCGCGTCCGGCGTGGCCCGCCTCACGGGCGCCGACGCGGGCGGGTTCGTGCGCTCGCTGGGGGCGTCCAGCAGCCGGGTTACCCTCAGCGGCCCGGTGGGGCCGGGCACGCCGCTGGTCGTGGAGGGGTCCGGCTCGGGGCACGGGGTGGGCCTCTCGCAGTACGGAGCGCTGGGGCTGGCGCGGGCGGGGCAGGCCCATACGCAGATTCTGAGTTTCTACTATCCCGGCACGTCGCTGGGGATGCTGGCGGCGGCGCCGGGAGGGGGAGCCGGGCGCCCCGCGCTGGCGGGGGCGGGGGCGCGGCCCCGGCCCCGGCCGTCTGCGCTGTTGCCGGCCCTGGCCTGGGAGGGACCGCATGGCGAATAG
- a CDS encoding FAD-dependent oxidoreductase has protein sequence MGAMTAGARTTGGSGAGQPAQEPGRVWAHVGQPFAERDYDVVIVGAGRMGAACALFLRRLAPALRLLLVERGGLPNEDGATILAPGVWTALDVPPGREAEAHWTRANLLGDPTARPCPLLSLHAEEGPGRVPTPHLLARFPQAAPLLDPRALPWAELDGEAATYRPGAVALACGQGAVRAGADLLLNTQAGLTPGGVCLERLTLTNTHQIVTHETHELRAGRVIMATGAEGPHAAEHDLGVPTAHGRAYRQFPRLNTPSGDETPVLRAGGLTLRPLHGGFTVVPPLHHRDPHGYVPTGGRLTGVPVGLRRETLEDLIGLMDALPPLATGALEVGRSLADVPGAWLALPGGRVDAPPTHQPLTDSVHLLLGGPHADTLGLAVAYDLAATVAGVETRPWAGQEG, from the coding sequence ATGGGCGCCATGACAGCCGGGGCCAGGACAACCGGGGGGAGCGGGGCGGGGCAGCCAGCACAGGAGCCAGGGCGGGTCTGGGCGCATGTCGGCCAGCCGTTCGCGGAGCGGGACTACGACGTGGTGATTGTCGGCGCGGGGCGCATGGGGGCTGCCTGCGCGCTGTTCCTGCGGCGGCTGGCGCCCGCGCTGCGGCTGCTGCTCGTCGAGCGCGGCGGGCTGCCCAACGAGGACGGCGCGACGATCCTGGCGCCGGGCGTGTGGACCGCCCTGGACGTGCCGCCGGGCCGGGAGGCCGAGGCCCACTGGACCCGCGCGAACCTGCTCGGGGACCCCACGGCCAGGCCCTGCCCCCTGCTGAGCCTGCACGCGGAGGAGGGACCCGGCCGCGTGCCCACCCCGCACCTGCTTGCCCGCTTCCCGCAGGCGGCTCCCCTCCTGGACCCCCGGGCGCTCCCCTGGGCCGAGCTGGACGGGGAGGCCGCGACCTACCGCCCCGGCGCGGTGGCGCTGGCCTGCGGGCAGGGCGCGGTGCGGGCCGGGGCCGACCTGCTGCTGAACACCCAGGCGGGGCTGACGCCGGGCGGCGTGTGCCTCGAGCGCCTGACTCTCACCAACACCCACCAGATCGTGACCCACGAGACGCACGAGCTGCGCGCCGGGCGGGTGATCATGGCGACCGGCGCCGAGGGACCGCACGCCGCCGAGCACGACCTCGGCGTGCCCACCGCGCATGGCCGGGCCTACCGCCAGTTCCCGCGCCTGAACACCCCCAGCGGCGACGAGACGCCTGTGCTGCGCGCGGGCGGCCTGACCCTGCGCCCCCTGCACGGCGGCTTCACCGTGGTGCCGCCCCTGCACCACCGCGACCCCCACGGCTACGTCCCCACCGGGGGCCGCCTGACCGGGGTGCCCGTCGGCCTGCGCCGCGAGACCCTGGAGGACCTGATCGGCCTGATGGACGCCCTGCCCCCGCTGGCGACCGGGGCGCTGGAGGTGGGCCGCAGCCTCGCGGACGTGCCGGGCGCCTGGCTCGCCCTGCCGGGAGGCCGGGTGGACGCCCCGCCGACCCACCAGCCCCTGACCGACAGCGTTCACCTGCTGCTCGGCGGCCCGCACGCCGACACGCTGGGCCTGGCGGTGGCCTACGACCTGGCCGCTACCGTGGCGGGGGTGGAGACGAGGCCGTGGGCGGGGCAGGAGGGGTGA
- a CDS encoding YqjF family protein, which produces MTWLDLCFMHWPVPAGALAASLPPGVQLDLWEGQAWLGAVPFRMAGVAPRFSPDVPGVSAFPELNLRTYVTVQGVPGVWFYSLDAAQPLAVRLARGLFHLPYFDARMWADRRGEVTRYASLRTHRHAPPGRFAAAFRPVGPVFGAAPGTLEHWLTDRLFLYSADRRGRLYGGRVHHGPWPLRRAEAQIAENTLAGPLNLRLEGDPHLLYSARLEVRADWLTRVGPAGAFHPAAGASAEPGQW; this is translated from the coding sequence ATGACCTGGCTGGACCTGTGTTTCATGCACTGGCCGGTGCCCGCCGGGGCGCTGGCGGCCAGTCTGCCGCCGGGCGTCCAGCTCGACCTGTGGGAGGGGCAGGCCTGGCTGGGGGCCGTGCCCTTCCGGATGGCCGGGGTCGCTCCCCGCTTCAGCCCGGACGTGCCGGGGGTCAGCGCCTTCCCCGAGTTGAACCTGCGCACCTACGTGACGGTCCAGGGGGTTCCCGGCGTGTGGTTCTACTCGCTGGACGCGGCCCAACCGCTCGCGGTGCGGCTGGCACGCGGCCTCTTTCACCTGCCGTATTTCGACGCCCGGATGTGGGCCGACCGGCGCGGCGAGGTCACCCGCTACGCCAGCCTGCGTACCCACCGCCACGCGCCGCCGGGGCGCTTCGCGGCGGCTTTCCGGCCCGTCGGCCCGGTGTTCGGGGCGGCGCCCGGAACCCTGGAGCACTGGCTGACCGACCGCCTCTTCCTGTACAGCGCGGACCGCAGGGGGCGACTCTACGGGGGCCGGGTCCACCACGGACCCTGGCCGCTGCGCCGGGCCGAAGCGCAGATCGCGGAAAACACCCTGGCCGGGCCGCTGAACCTGAGGCTGGAGGGCGACCCCCACCTGCTGTACTCGGCGCGCCTGGAGGTGCGGGCCGACTGGCTCACCCGGGTCGGCCCCGCCGGGGCGTTCCACCCGGCAGCCGGAGCCAGCGCTGAGCCTGGGCAGTGGTGA
- a CDS encoding aldo/keto reductase codes for MDYVRLGTSGLKVSRIALGTMTYGDPGWRDWVLPEAQGRPFIARALELGINFFDTADMYSLGASEEVLGRALRDYARRDEVVVATKVFHRMGPGPNDAGLSRGHIMSAVQASLKRLGTDYIDLYQIHRFDPETPILETMTALHDLVRMGAVRYIGASSMLAYQFAKMQHVADMHGLTRFVSMQNHYNLVYREEEREMLPLCREDGVGVIPWSPLARGFLAGNRTPGEARTPRARSDRFSEALYRTPDDYAVQTRVAEVAGRRGMTPAQVATAWLLHQPGVTAPIVGASKMPHLEEAVAALAVKLTPEDLSALEELYRPHPVLGL; via the coding sequence ATGGACTACGTGCGTCTGGGCACCAGCGGCCTGAAAGTCTCGCGCATCGCCCTGGGGACCATGACCTACGGTGACCCGGGCTGGCGTGACTGGGTGCTCCCCGAGGCCCAGGGCCGCCCCTTCATCGCCCGCGCGCTCGAACTCGGGATCAATTTCTTCGACACCGCCGACATGTATTCCCTGGGGGCCAGCGAGGAGGTGCTGGGCCGCGCCCTGCGGGACTACGCCCGGCGCGACGAGGTAGTCGTCGCCACCAAGGTCTTCCACCGCATGGGTCCTGGCCCGAACGACGCGGGGCTGTCGCGCGGGCACATCATGAGCGCGGTGCAGGCCAGCCTGAAGCGGCTGGGCACCGACTACATCGACCTGTACCAGATTCACCGCTTCGACCCCGAGACGCCCATCCTGGAGACCATGACGGCTCTGCACGATCTGGTCCGGATGGGCGCAGTGCGGTACATCGGGGCCAGCAGCATGCTGGCCTACCAGTTCGCCAAGATGCAGCACGTCGCCGACATGCACGGGCTGACCCGTTTCGTGAGCATGCAAAACCACTACAACCTGGTGTACCGCGAGGAGGAGCGCGAGATGCTGCCGCTGTGCCGCGAGGACGGCGTCGGGGTGATCCCCTGGAGTCCGCTGGCGCGCGGTTTTCTGGCGGGAAACCGCACGCCGGGCGAGGCCAGGACCCCCCGCGCCCGCAGCGACCGCTTCAGCGAGGCGCTCTACCGCACCCCGGACGACTACGCCGTCCAGACGCGGGTGGCCGAGGTCGCCGGGCGGCGGGGCATGACGCCCGCCCAGGTGGCGACCGCCTGGCTGCTGCACCAGCCGGGCGTGACCGCGCCCATCGTCGGAGCGAGCAAGATGCCGCATCTGGAGGAGGCGGTCGCGGCCCTGGCGGTCAAGCTGACGCCCGAGGACCTCTCGGCGCTGGAGGAGCTTTACCGGCCGCATCCGGTGCTGGGTCTCTGA
- a CDS encoding 3-oxoacid CoA-transferase subunit B — MKRVPVLTVGEAAQRVRSGQTLLVGGFGMTGNPVHLMHALAETDVRDLTYVANNVSEPGLSGGRLLRNGQLRRAVGSYFTSNPEAVQAYQAGTLEVELLPQGTLAEALRAGGAGLGGFYTPTAAGTVIAGGAETRVLNGREMVFVPALRGDVALIRAWRADTAGNLQYRLTEQNFNPLMATAADLVIAEVEEIVEVGQIPPEQVHTPGLYVDYLVQATLTPGDLGSSADVRGGAKKVDPARMAMARRVLQELRPGDVVNLGIGIPTLVADLITPGHGVNLHTENGMLGVGPSPEGGGAMDYPVNAGKIPVTALPGASYFDSAASFGMIRGGHVDVAVMGGLQVDEAGNLANWAVPGRPLLGVGGAMDLASGARRLIVTMTHTEPGGAPKLVRECTLPLTTRGAVNMVITDQAVFEFLGGELTLTELLPGATLEGVRASTGARFRERLREGAL, encoded by the coding sequence GTGAAGCGGGTGCCGGTCCTGACCGTGGGGGAGGCCGCGCAGAGGGTGAGGTCGGGCCAGACGCTGCTGGTCGGCGGCTTCGGGATGACCGGCAACCCGGTCCACCTCATGCACGCGCTGGCCGAAACGGACGTGCGCGACCTCACCTACGTCGCCAACAACGTCTCCGAACCCGGCCTCAGCGGGGGCCGCCTGCTGCGCAACGGGCAGCTCCGGCGGGCGGTCGGCTCCTACTTCACCTCCAACCCGGAAGCGGTGCAGGCGTACCAGGCCGGAACCCTGGAGGTCGAGCTGCTCCCGCAGGGCACCCTGGCCGAGGCGCTGCGGGCGGGCGGGGCCGGGCTGGGCGGCTTCTACACCCCGACGGCGGCGGGCACCGTGATCGCGGGAGGCGCCGAGACGCGCGTTTTGAATGGCCGCGAGATGGTCTTCGTGCCCGCCCTGCGCGGCGACGTGGCCCTGATCCGGGCGTGGCGGGCCGACACGGCGGGGAACCTCCAGTACCGCCTGACCGAGCAGAACTTCAACCCCCTGATGGCGACCGCCGCCGACCTGGTGATCGCGGAGGTCGAGGAAATCGTGGAGGTCGGGCAGATTCCGCCCGAGCAGGTCCACACGCCGGGCCTCTACGTGGATTACCTCGTGCAGGCGACCCTGACCCCGGGGGACCTGGGCAGCAGCGCGGACGTGCGCGGCGGCGCCAAGAAGGTGGACCCCGCCCGGATGGCGATGGCCCGCCGGGTGCTGCAAGAACTGCGCCCCGGCGACGTGGTCAACCTCGGCATCGGGATTCCCACCCTGGTCGCGGACCTGATCACGCCGGGGCACGGGGTCAACCTGCACACCGAGAACGGGATGCTGGGGGTCGGCCCGTCTCCCGAGGGCGGCGGCGCGATGGACTACCCGGTGAACGCGGGCAAGATCCCAGTCACGGCCCTGCCCGGCGCGAGCTATTTCGACTCGGCAGCGTCGTTCGGCATGATCCGGGGTGGGCACGTGGACGTGGCGGTGATGGGCGGGTTGCAGGTGGACGAGGCGGGCAACCTGGCGAACTGGGCGGTGCCCGGGAGGCCCCTGCTGGGGGTCGGCGGCGCGATGGACCTGGCGAGCGGCGCCCGCCGCCTGATCGTGACCATGACCCACACCGAGCCGGGCGGCGCGCCCAAGCTGGTGCGCGAATGCACCCTGCCCTTGACCACGCGCGGGGCGGTGAATATGGTCATCACCGATCAGGCGGTCTTCGAGTTTCTGGGCGGCGAGCTGACCCTCACCGAGTTGCTGCCCGGCGCCACGCTGGAGGGGGTGCGCGCCAGCACGGGCGCCCGCTTCCGCGAGCGGCTGCGGGAAGGCGCGCTGTAG
- a CDS encoding thiolase family protein: protein MTQTPLQDRDVVIVSAVRTPIGAIRGALSSVRPDDLAALVIREAVARAGVAPGEIEEVILGCANQAGEDNRNVARMAALLAGLPETVAGLTVNRLCASGLSAINAAARAIRNGDGDVYVAGGVESMTRAPLVMGKGAQPFASGNVTAYDTTLGWRFPNPAMEALFPLEAMGETAENIVERSRAGGVAGGEITRADQDAFALESQRRTVAALNAGTFRDETVPVEVKGKKGVTLFDTDEHPRYRRDGGTFTLATDEATLGALKPAFRKGGSVTAGNASGLNDGAAALVLMSAAKARELGITPLARWVGAASAGVDPRVMGLGPVPATRKLMERLGVNLADVDLVELNEAFAAQALACVRELALDPARVNVNGGAIALGHPLGMSGARLVTTLTHELARRGARLGLATLCVGVGQGEAALIERVEA, encoded by the coding sequence ATGACCCAGACCCCCCTGCAAGACCGTGACGTGGTGATCGTCTCTGCCGTCCGTACCCCCATCGGGGCGATTCGCGGCGCCCTGTCCAGCGTGCGACCCGACGACCTGGCCGCCCTGGTGATTCGCGAGGCGGTGGCGCGTGCCGGGGTGGCCCCGGGCGAGATCGAGGAGGTGATCCTGGGGTGCGCCAACCAGGCGGGCGAGGACAACCGCAACGTGGCGCGCATGGCCGCGCTGCTCGCCGGGCTGCCCGAGACCGTGGCGGGCCTGACGGTCAACCGGCTGTGTGCCTCGGGCCTCAGCGCGATCAACGCGGCGGCCCGCGCGATTCGCAATGGTGACGGGGACGTGTACGTGGCGGGCGGCGTCGAGAGCATGACCCGCGCGCCCCTGGTGATGGGCAAGGGCGCCCAGCCCTTTGCCAGCGGCAACGTGACCGCCTATGACACCACCCTGGGCTGGAGATTTCCCAACCCCGCGATGGAGGCGCTGTTCCCGCTCGAAGCGATGGGGGAGACCGCCGAGAACATCGTGGAACGCAGCCGCGCCGGAGGGGTCGCGGGCGGCGAGATCACCCGCGCGGACCAGGACGCCTTTGCGCTGGAGTCCCAGCGGCGCACGGTCGCGGCCCTGAACGCGGGCACCTTCCGGGACGAGACCGTGCCTGTCGAGGTCAAGGGCAAGAAGGGCGTCACCCTCTTCGACACCGACGAGCATCCCCGCTACCGGCGCGACGGGGGGACCTTCACCCTCGCCACCGACGAGGCGACGCTGGGCGCCCTGAAGCCTGCTTTCCGCAAGGGCGGCAGCGTCACGGCGGGCAACGCCTCGGGCCTGAACGACGGGGCCGCCGCGCTGGTCCTGATGAGTGCCGCCAAGGCCCGTGAGCTGGGTATCACGCCGCTGGCACGCTGGGTGGGCGCGGCCTCGGCGGGCGTGGACCCCCGGGTGATGGGCCTGGGGCCGGTGCCCGCCACCCGCAAGCTGATGGAGCGGCTGGGCGTGAATCTGGCCGACGTGGACCTGGTGGAACTCAACGAGGCGTTCGCCGCCCAGGCCCTCGCCTGCGTCCGCGAACTGGCGCTGGACCCCGCCCGCGTCAACGTGAACGGCGGCGCCATCGCCCTGGGGCATCCGCTGGGCATGAGCGGCGCGCGGCTGGTGACCACCCTGACCCACGAGCTGGCCCGCCGGGGCGCTCGCCTCGGGCTGGCGACCCTCTGCGTGGGCGTCGGCCAGGGCGAGGCGGCGCTGATCGAGCGGGTGGAGGCGTGA